The DNA window TTCATCCAGGGGGAAAGCGGCGCCGGCAAGAGCACCCTGCTCAACCTCATCGGCGGCGTGCTGCTGCCCCGGGAAGGCCGCGTCCAGATCCTCGACCAGGCCCTGGACGCCCTGTCGGCCCCCGCCCGGGACCGCTTCCGGGTCGATCACATTGGCTTCATCTTCCAGCAGTTCAAT is part of the Candidatus Hydrogenedentota bacterium genome and encodes:
- a CDS encoding ATP-binding cassette domain-containing protein yields the protein MAPAIHIRDLRFAWPGQTAPCLTLSALDVGQGEQVFIQGESGAGKSTLLNLIGGVLLPREGRVQILDQALDALSAPARDRFRVDHIGFIFQQFN